A stretch of DNA from Phalacrocorax carbo chromosome 16, bPhaCar2.1, whole genome shotgun sequence:
ACAAGAACTCTCGTTTCCCCCCTTAGCCCCTCATTGTGTCGCAGGCATAGCACCAAGGGTTTGGGGGACCCCGCTTCAGATACCAACAGTTCGAGACCTTTGCCCAAGAGATTCTTCAAGCAGAGGGTTTTTGTCACCTACCCATTTGTACTAAGGCCATGCAGGGCATTGTGTCACCAGAATAGACTACTTTCCAGCCAGATTTGTGGATCATTGAAcatgcaaaagcatttttacagTGCTGGACTTCACAAGTCTGAAACTAAACAAGGATACAAGCGTTAGACCTCACGTCCCCTCTTGACCCTCATAGCAACTGGACCTGCCAGCTCGTGAGCTTACCTCAGCCAAGTCGTAGTTCTCTAACAGAGAACTGACAAACCATTTGGCTTTAGGTTTGATGTTCTCACAGCCTTTCACAAGAGACTGGGAAGCAATCATTCTgtgagggaggggagaagagagaacTAAGGACAGCTGCAAAGTAAAACCTGATCTTATCTTTAAGCCGCCTATTTCTCCTATTCCCAGTTCAGCACCTTAAGACATTTCTGTGCACCCATCTGTTTCTCCCCCTGCTTTCACTATCCAGTGCCCCATAACTCATCCAACCACTTCTTCCCCACTGTGAAATATTCTCTCTTCCAGGAATCTTTCTTCACTTGCCCAACTCCCCTCTCCTGAATTTGCTTAGAAAACTTACATGCAGGGAAGCCACATGTAAGCCTCTGTTAAGTAGCACAACCGAGTAACAAACCCGATCCTCCCCTTGGCAAACTGCACATCCTAATTCTGCACACAGTGGAAGGAGTCAGTCGCCTTCAACGAAGGGGTGTGGGGAACAGATGACAGTAGTTTACCTTGAGTAAGGACCCAGCAAGGACATTTCTCCACATACCACACAGAACACTCACTTGATGTCTCCGAGAATCGATTCGCAGTGGTTGTGATACTCATGTAGCCAAGGCATGATCTGCTCAGGAGCTATCAGAAACAGAGGGCTGAAAGCCTGACCAAGGGCTGCCTGAAAAAGCAAAGGGGTGTGTGCGGGAAAAGTCAGTACTAGGTATATACCAgatcagagagaagaaataccTAGGGAAATAACAGTGCTTTCCCACTACTCAGAAGTTCCCCTCCCCTCACTCCAAGGCAAGCTCAGGAGCAGTGAAACAACAATGCTACTCACAAAAGCTCTCCGCCTCTCCATCAGGATGTTCAACAAGCCCTGCCAAGGAAATATACAAGACAGCAAGCTGTAGTCAGAGATATCTGGGGTGTGAGTGGCAACAGTGCTACTGCAGCTCGCTGAGCTGCAGTTTTTGGAAAACCTAGTCAGAAATCCCTGATTACTGCTTTAGCAGTAACCGCAATGCACTGAGCCGCTGCAACTGCAACGCGCTGCTTACACCCCCAAGCCGGTGGCCAGCAGCCCACAAGCCCCTCAGcccttcccagtgctgctgtgtCTGCTCCCAAAAAGGTAGAGAGCAGAAGGTCTCTGCCCAACATCTCAGACCCAGTGTGGTTTCCAGACACGACTGCAGACCAGCAAACAGCCTGCCCTGATCAGGCCCAGGCTAGAAGGGACCAAACTGGTCCTTCTGCGACTCTTTATTGCAAAGCACTGAAGGAAGCTGGGTTGGACACTGCTTAAAAATTACAACTCTGGATGGTTCCAGCAAGTCTGCAGGAACCCCTaatgggaaggaagaggggattagaaacacagaaagatTCGGTAGTGCCTGGGGAATGCACAGGGGAAGTGCAGCCCTAACAGCATGGCAGCCTACATTCATCAGCTGCAGCTACCTCTGAAtcacacagagcagagcatgCCTGCACAGAACCCCTGCTCCTTCCAACACACCCAACCTACCGAGTGATGATCAGTGTGCATGTGAGACACAAACACAGCTACTATGTTACACAGCACTTGGTCAACTTGCTCTCCATAGTGGCGACAGAGCTGTCCAAATGTTCCTTCTCCACAATCCAAGAGCAGGGATCGGGTAGAGCTGGCAAGACAAGTGACAAAGACATTTAGCAGCTGCTGTATGAGCTCTGACCAGGCCCCATCAGGGAAAGGATCTTACAGGTTGGAAGGCAGAAAGCTCTCAGTGCTCTACACCTCTAAATGCTACTCCAGTCCTATTAGCCAAGGCTTTAGAAAGACTGTTGTGTCTGCATAGCTCTTTCTGGTCTTGTGTTGATGCTGAACACACCCTTGGGGCAGATGGTAAAATGAATTAAGACATTAAATGTTTGGCTTTACAAGTGGCTCTCAAGTCTTCCCTACCTACAGAGAGACAGGGGCCTGAAACCAAAGTCCTACAAACTCCCCAACAGGGGCACTTTCCCTGTGTCATCAACACACTGGTCAAAACAGCCCTTGGGGAACACCCTCCTGAAACACCGGGCCTCTCCAAGCAGAAGCATGACGCTGGGATTTACCTGGTATTTACCAGCGTGGAACTGACATTTCGGATTTTCATTGGAATTGCAGATCCTGTTCCCAAGAACACAATTTCGGGATAAGCACTCACATTTCCTGGAGAAGACAGACATCAAGAATTTGTGTTATCCACATACTGCTCCGACAGACACCATTTAGTTCAACAGCCCAGTAACTCCAGAGTCTACATGTCCAGCCTGTTCATTTTTgcctccctcagcctctggcTTTCCTACAGCAGCAAGGTTTCCAAGGGAAGACAGAAGACAGAACAAACACCACCAAGAAAACACCTCACAATGCATAACTGTATCTCCAAAGGCAGGCAGACAAGAACTCTGCTTATTGCCCATGACAGAGCTGGCCGTCCAACAGGGACGCGACTCCTGTTCTACAGTGCCCCGACTCTCCCCAGAATCAGGATCCAAAGAGTGAACGAGCAGTGCTGTGTCGTACCATGAAAGCCTCACCGCCAACGGGACAACCGAATTCAGAGGAAAGTGCACCACAGGGAGCTGGTTCTAGAGCAAGGCTGCTCCCAGACACAGGACTTGCACTGTGGCTGCTATGCCAGTATTCAACACAAGCAGAGCTCTGGTCGGCTCAGAGAAATATCACATGGGTGCTTCGTCTCTAACTGCCCCCAACAGCGctcaaaccccaaacccagaaGATTTAGAAAACCAGAAGCACAGGACCACATAAATCCAACTGAAGTGAGCTAATCCAGTTTGTGCTAAGCCTGCCCTCTGCACGGCTCCGGGAGGATTTAAGACCACCTctaaagcagcaggaaaattgcaCATTCACAGCTTTGTCTGGGCTCTAAAGCAGTGGGTCACTGTGACCTCCTACTTCCCATTACACCGATCCAAGACGAGTTGCTGATCCTTACCTGGTACAGCAGACAGGCTCTCTTTGCACTCCTTCACACGAGTCTGGAAGTCTGGGAGATCCAAGGCTTCACTAACAAATGCATTGTAATCGCAAACAGTCACAGCATCTCTGAAAGAACAGGCCATGTATCAGGACGGGGCAGAGCcggaactgaaaaaaatagcacTTTTCAGAGCAAAGTGCCAAATTAGTGTGCCCAAACAGCCTTAGAACAAAGGGTCAAACGCCCGTTCCAGGTTCCATtttgaggggtgggggaagataCATCCATGAGTGCGGTGCATGCCAAAACGGCCTGGTTGGCCTGAGCCACGTCACAGAAATAATCATTCCACCAAACTGGAGAAGCTCCTGGAATAGCACTATGCTCCCCTGCGCCGACTGGATCCAGAGAGCTGCCAGACACTAGAGGGCACTGCGAGGCAGCGTGGAGTCTCCTGGAGAGGCAACGCCACCCAAAAGGGCTCCAGGCACCGCTCCAAAGCATAAGGGACCTGTGTCCTGGTCCTGCATCAGAGCATGTGCAGTAAGTACTACAGGCCTTCAGACACCTTAAGCAGAGAAACAAACTCTTCCTGGCAGCTGGGTCCTCCTATTGTGCTCAACAGAGCCAGAAATCTGAGCCATGGTAGCCGGCATCCACTTGCACCACAGGGTCCCCTCCCCGTTGAGCAGCTTCACCTACCTGCCCACAAAGCAAGCACCATGGAGAAGCCTGCAACTGTTTAACCACCTGGGGCTTTCAGCTCTGATACCAGCTGAAGACCCAGAAAGCCTGATAAGACTTTCACCGGGCCCCCAAAaagcctctccctgccacagcCACGGCCGGGTGCGCAGCGTATGAGGTCAAAGCAGAGGACAGAGGAGCACATGAGGCTACAAGAGGGAGGGACAGAAACAACACTCCAAACCTATGGGCAGGTGGTGTTCTCAGTGGTTTGCTCACGCGTGTCCTACACCTTGTCTGAGATTTTCAGGGACAGGAACACACCCATCAAGCCACAGCTGACAGCTTGGCAGCTACCCCTTCGTGGCCGCCAGTAGGAATATGCAGAGGATGCCGACACACCGTCCTCCCTCAGCACAGACTCACACTGAGAAGCTGCTTCAGGCCAACACCCAAAAACCCGATAAGTCAAAAATCCCCACCAACCTCTGCCACTCCTGTTGTGGTCTGAAGTGGTATTTCAAGAGGCACTCTCCTCGCACGATGGGCACGCTACACACAGCCTCTTCTTCCTACAGGGAGAAGAGTGACATTAAACATGTTCTTTGCTCAGGGGCATGAGGTACACAGGCAAGCAGGGCCTGGCCTACCTTGCTCTGGTAGGTGGTGAGCAGAGGGAAGATCTCTGGGTGGATGAGGTTCAGCTGAGTTTGGATCTTGTAGCTGCGTGGGTTGTGCACAGCAGAGGAGTTTTCATTGAGCACCAAGTGCTGAGTTCCAGGTCCAAATCTGTGAAAAGGACAATAAAATACACACCAGCTTCAGCCCCATGTTAGAGTTGGGTGTATGAGCACACCTGAGCCACTAGCTGAAATCTCACCTGAgccagcagagccctgctgccagccaacagcTACTTCTAATCTGGAAAAACATCTGTACCATAAGAACATGCTGCCCTCCAACAGCGACATGAAACCAAGTAACCAGATGATCACATACCTTTCCAGCCATTGCTGGTAGCGGCTGTCTTTAAGCACTGGCTCCGGAGTCATGTGAATAACCAAGGCCACCTGGTTCTCAGGAAGTCCCTCCTGGTACCTGGGAcacatttaaatacagaaagaataCCTGCGCTTCAGTCCTCCATCACCCTGgcatcccctcccctctcccattTGGTGCTACCGGAGATGCCCCACCTgaggcaggcagagcacagaTCTTAAGAGCGCAGCCCAGGAGCTCCAGGCTCCGCATCGTGGTCAGCACAAGGCTCAAGCTCATCATCTGCTGACACCTACGCTCTCCCCACCAGGGCAGATCCTCTCCTTGAAGAGCAACCAACATCTGCAGGGTCTTTCAGAAGCCTAACGTGCTTCTGCACAAGCCCTACAGAGAGGTTACGTGCAGTCCAGGCTTCCACCGCACAGGGAAGTGGCAGTCTCTGCACTGCTCCCCGCAAGACACCAGTGCACATTTCCTTCTCTGGAGGTGCCTGAGGGAAGACAGGCCTGTCACAGTCACAGAACTCACATGCCCTACACAGGCCTGCCTTTCCTAAAAGGCCAAAAATTGCACCACCAGTCCTTTCCTGCATCTCTAGCTCCTTAACAGTGCCAAACAGCTCAGATCTCAGCCACAAGAACCAACACATCTAGAATAGAACAGGAGCTGCTCTTTGGCAAAGCTCAGCACAGATGTCTTCCCCAAAGACTCCAGGGGTTACCCAGCCCTGCTACCTTCGGAAGGTCTCGTTTTCACAGACGGCATCCACAAAGCCCTCGTGAGGGCACTCCAGCACAATGAACACTGGGCCAGGATCAGCAGGGGTGCACAGTTCTTCAGGAAAGAGCTGCAGGCAGATACACAAAGATCACACCACAATCAGGCTATACACGCAGTCCTTCTTGCACCTTTATGCCCGGCTCTTTCGGCGGCTGTTCTACCAGCCAGCCCCGGCAGGCAGCTCCAAGCGGGCTCTCCCAGTGCTCAGCAAACCCAGGCACTGCAGTTCTTGTTCCCTTTCTGCTCTCGTTACTCAGGTTTGCATTTTGCTGTTGTCATgcttttagctgggatagagttagttttcttcactgcagctggtgcagtgctgtgctttggacttggtatgaaaacaatgttgacaACACAgtgatggtttagttgttgctgggtagtgcttgtactagccaagggcttttccagcttcccgtgctctgccgggggcacgagcagccaggaggggagggggcacagccaagagagtggattcaaactggccaaagggatattccatatcatgtaatgtcatgcccagtatgttaactgggaggggctggctgggggagggaggcagcaatcgcggctcggggacaggcagcatcggtcggcgggtggtgagcggttgtgtcgtttgtgtttggttttttcccttttcctttttattatattatcattattgttattactatcataatcattattatcattattattttatgttaattatttaaactgttcttatctcaacccacaagtttttttgtgcttttgctcttccaattctctcccccgtcccacaggtgtgggggagtgagcgagcggctgcaggGTGCcgagttgctgactggggctgaaccacgacagctATGTAACAACAAATCCTGGTCTCAGAGCAAAGCACAACCTAATGTAAGGAAGGGAATTTTAGCAGCTTCTAGGTTCCCACAGCAGATTCAGATGGTAGCAAAAGTGTggttaagaaaataaaggctTTGGGAAATTCTTATGACAAAGATAATTCTACCTTCCAGGTTAGGATCCTCAATTACAGGTCATCTGGACATGGCCAGAGCTGGCTCTGCCTCTCATTTCAGACTAGTGTTTGAGAGATTAAGACCCTGCCCACAGGAATCATTGAACTTCTTTTGTCTAAGAGGTGCAAGTAGAGCAAGAAGGGTAAGGAGGGTAAGGAACAGTAAGCTACACAGCCATTCAAACCCCAGATATAAAGCATGCAGGGATTAATTCCACTGGCTCACTCCTAGACCTGTAGCAGCTTTGGGAAGGGGAGATGAAGAAGCCTTGACAAATAGCAGACATACAGCCATACTCACAGATCAATTCACTTCAGGGCCTATTTCCCTAATCATACCCCTGCAACAGCCCCAGACATACTCCAAATAGGAGCCACATCCAGCAACAAGCTGAGGCTGGAACAGTGACCAGTCACCAACCAAAAGTAGAGACTCAAAGCTCAAACCCAGCAAAACCCATGCCAACCTCTTAGCAGGGATGAGAGAGAACAGGCAGGCGCCCATCACCTACCCTTGCCTCAAGAATgggtgttaaaaaaacagaaaaaaccacaCGTGTCCCAACACCTGTTGGCAGGCAAAACGTTCTGCACAAAATGACTGTCACCCTGGGAGCCCAGTAAAGGAGGGAGGATGGCAAAgccacagcagaaagcacagaTACCATCTTACCTCTCTGCCTTCAAAAGTGATGCTCTCCCCATTTTTGAGAGCTGTAATTATGGGAAGAATGGCTGGAGTTCCCCTGAAAACAAGGCCATAGAAATATTTAGCTTGCCAACACCAGCATGCCTGGTGTTGCCCATTCCCCAGGCTGGGATCTTGTACTCACACTGGCAGGCCCATCTCCTGAGCTTTAGCTGCTAGGAATTTTCCCTTCTTTGGGTGAATCTGAAAAcagttaaataaaacagaattacCAGCCAAATAAAGAGGGCCAGGAAACAAGATCCACATACTTCCCGTTCAAGCATTTCCCCACAAgccaagggattttttttcttttcttttcagttccaCAGCCACTAGTTTAATCTACTCCCAAAAACCTTTTACTAGACTTTCTGGTTTCCAATATCAcattgttgctgctgcttcttgctccCTTCTTTATCCAAGTAAGGGCAGACTTCCCTACTGTAACCATTAAGAACAGAACCTCTATACTCTCAATTGCCTGCTCTGTAAAAAACACTTCTAAAAAAAGTCTCTAGTTTTTACACATTCCTACTCATGCTACAGTTACTCTGACCTTTGAAAAGTAGAATCACAAAATAGCTTCAAAGTCCTGCTTGAAAATGCTATCTCCAATTAAATCTATTTAGAGAAATGAAATGTCCTAATGCCAttagaaagcatttctttaccgagaGGGCAGTCAGACACTGGAATGAgtttcctagagaggtggtcgatgccccaagcctgtcagtatTTAAGAGGCATTCGGACAATGACCTTAACAGCATGCTTTAAcctttggtcagccctgaagcaGTCTGGCAGTTGGTCTAGGTGGTCGTTGTAGGTCCTGCCCAGCTGAAATACTCTTATATTTTATTCTACATTGATTTAGACATGTTTGCGTCCAAGCTTACTTTACAAAGGAAAGCCATCACCAGATCGGGATGCCTGCCTGCACGCTTCTGTTCGTCACctgtagaagaaaacaaaaccactcaGAATCATCACAGACTCATTTTTCCTAAAGCCCAAATGTGTCAATGTTTGCTAAAGCATTAACAGGAACGTCATCCTCCAGCCAGCGTGGAGCCTAGCAGCAAAAATGTTACAAGCATCAGAGCACCCATGGTTTCAGCTACAAGCAGCCAAGATAAAGCCCAAGACTGAAAAATAGTCAACCCTAATATCCACTCCTAATTGAATTACAAAGGCTGGAGCAGCCACTGCAGCCAGGGCAAACTACTACAGGGCCTAATCACACCCCAAGAAGGAATCACGTTCAATTTCTAGGCCTTATTAGAACTGCATCAACCTCCAAAGTACCAGAACTCATTCTGCTCCATGTAATCCTTCAGCTGAGCTTCTCTACAGACCTTACTTCCAGAGCGCAAAAGGCTCAGAGGACTAGTGAAATAAAGCCAAATTAAGGATATGCATTTAAGTTAAAAAGATCATTCCATTTTTTCACCTGTTCTCTTTgggctttcttttcccttgcccTCCTCCAAGCTTTGCTGCGCAGCTCTTGGGGATCCAGGCCCTGTGTCCTTTTTAGGGCTGTTTCCACCTCGGGCTGATGCTCCGGGACTCTGAGGCAATGCATCTCCAGCAACGAGTGGCTTTCCTGTCCCAAATCCAATAAAACCAGACCAAGATCACTCAATCAAAAAGGACCGataagaaaagcatgagcagcATTCCCTCTTCCATGACAGTCATGGTTAAATTGCACCAAAATACAGAGCTCTTCCCCCGAGTCTGGCTTGCGCTTGCATACTCTAGTCACCCATTTCAGGAGCCACCTGTCACCCAAGTCCTTCGGATTCTCTCACAACTGCTAAACTCTGTCAAGTCTGTGCCTGTACTCTAACCATCACAGTTTCCAGCAGTAAGAAAACTCAGTCGGCTAAGAAAGCCGAATCCAGTCGTGTTTCACTTGTCATTCTATACACCCACACCTAAAGAAACAAACCAAGGCCCTGACTCAGCAGATGTTGTTTCTTTGAAAGAGATTATTCTCCTGAGAAACACATGCAAATTAATAAACCTCTCCTTACTCAGGCTTGCAAAGAGAAGCTGCTCCTTTAACCACCTAAAGTGTGGTTACTGAACAAGTGCTCCTGCTGTCTGACTACAGTGTCACATGCTCACCTGTAAGAGGTATTTGGTAGACTGTCATCGTCTCATCCTTGTACTCAGGCTCTGTGTGCAACTGCACAGCTAGGAAGAAATCAGAAATCAGCATTAACACGTTCATAAGAAGAGATTCACACTCTACAaaaatttaaatcagaaaaatatgttttccctttcttaaacaaaacctgctgaacgtcctccttccctttctctgcccaACTACAAAGATCAATGAATAATTAAAGTTCTTAAAAGCCCAGCACCCACAAACAGTAGCCCATGGTACCACAGTAAGCAAGGTCACAAGCCTCTGCCGTGGTTTAAAACCGAACGCTGTGTTGCAGCCAGGCAGCCGCCCACCAGGAACAGAGCTggtaacactgtttttcttccaggcCGCTCTTGGGGTGGAGTTGAACAGCGTATCAGatcaaaacaaatgtttaaCACTTTCTCTGAGTGGAGCAAAACCGGAGGCATTTATTCTGAAGGTGTTACCATTCAATGCAACCGTGGctacagctgaaacaaaaagtTACAAGTCCACGTAAGCCACAGGTCACTGAACTACATACCTAAATCCATCCTTTTTAGGGGCCCAGGGAAGAGTCGAATTGCTTTCAAGTAGTTTTGCTGGAAGAGAGACAGTGTGTCAGGAGGGCACGCCCCAGCAGTGCAGCCCTGCTTTCAGTGGAGTGGAAGGCTCAACGCCCAGGGGCAAACACTGGCAGCCACAGCCCGCCGGGAAGCACTGGGCCTGTGTCCCACCTCCCGTGGGCGTTACTCACttagagagaggaaaataaagaaccGCTCTCCCCATCCCTTCCATCAATATAATTAGTCAGCAGATATTGCAAGGAAATACAATAATGCTGAGGACTGGAAATTTTCAGCCTAGACACCTCATTAGGCTGGCAAGAACCATGTGAAAGCAGATCAGAAATCAAGtttctattaaaagaaaatggggagTGAGCAGACAGGAGAACAACGGATGACCTTCTTTCAAAACATAATTTACCAGAATATTAGCTGACAAGACAGTTTTAAGCAGCTGACGCGGTCCTGTGTGTAACTGGAGagatctgctttttaaagccaGCCCTTCCAGCAGAACCTTGGGGCTAGCATTAACTCAGACCAGCATTTTACACCTGTACGAGGATTCACTCCTTTGACACCAGCTCCCCCAATTCCAAGGTAAGCTTTAACACTTGAAGGGTTCCCTCCCCCTTCAGCAAGCTTCCCCTACTTACCAGCTTTGGCGGCCCTAGGAAAACACATCTTTGAAGTCCCATGGCCTTTAATGTGAGAATCATAcctaaaagaaagcagagaaacagctttATCACAGCCCCACTGACTGCTGGCAGGTCACATGAGGAAGATCCCTCTCAGCACCGAGGAGCGCTGGGCCTCGCCAGGAAGGCCAGAGCTGAACTTGGATCCAAATTCCATTTTGCCTCAGCCTTGTGGCAGTTTCAACAAGGCACTTAACTCCACAGATAAAAAACAGACTGTTAATATCCTCCTTTCTTGGAGATTTCCAGAATTTTAATGGACAAGTTCCCAAGCGACCTGTTCTAATCTCATCCCCCTTTGAGGGCAGGGGTGTGCCACAAACCTCTGCAGGTCCCTTTGAACTCGAATTATTCTGACACATGAACACCTCCCTGCTGGCAACGCAACGCTGGTTAACACTGGTAGTGCCTTCTACTCTAGAAGATTTCGGGAGGACAAAGCCATGCGGGCTGGGAGGCAGTGCCTCTCCCGCCACGTGCTCACACGCATCATCGCAGAGACcacactgcagctgggagcaCCGCAGAGCCCCAGGTGCACCCCAGCAGCTCCAACAGCGCTTCTCCTCCCCCGAGAGCCGAGACCCCACGCTCCACCCGCCGGGCAGCCTGCAAAGCGGCCACCTCTGGGACCGCTGCTgccggcggccgggccggcGAGAGGACCCGGCTGCAGCGGGGCGCCGGCCGCCCCCCACTCACCTGGCAGCCCGCCGACGTTGGCCCAGGCCACCCGGCTGAGGAAGATGCTGTCCAGGTGGGAGATCTTCAGCCTGAGGGGCGAGACGGGGGCGGCCGAGAGTGAGCAGGGCCGGGCAtagccccggggctgcccccctCGCCCCGGCTGCCCCCACTTACTTGTGCTCCTGCATGGCGCGCTGCGTGCCCTCGCCGCAGTTGAAGAGATACCTGAGGGGGAACGGGCGTCACGGCAGGCCCGGCGGGgcgcaccggcaccggcacggCCCCAGCCCACGACCCCAGAACAGCCCAAATCCCTGTCCCCCGGCCCCAGCACAGCGCAAACGccgacccccccggccccgacCCTCGCCCCGGCCTCACCGGTTGAACTCAGAGAACACGTAGACGGCGGCGCCCGCGTCGCGGCCCCCGGCCGCCACCACCTGCACGTACACGGTGTTGGGCCCCGCCAGGCCCGTGCCCGCGCTCCGCCGCCGCTCGCGCGCCCACACGTGCCGCGGCACATCCTTGGGGCGCCGCGCGGGCCGCACCGCCGCGGAGCGATCGGACATGGCGGCGGCCACCGTCCCGGGGCCGGCCCTGCCCGCCAGGAGCCGCCGCGCGAGACCGAGCGCCGCCGGCAGCGCCCGCGCCGAGGCCCACATCCGCGCAcctcccccgcccgcccccggcgaCGCCCGGCCAATAGGCACGCAGCGGCTTCAGCGGCTCCCCTCGCCACGTGATGCGGGAGGGCCAATGAGAAACGAGAAGACGCGCCAGCCCACCCGGCCTTGCGGGGCCGTTCCCGGGCCCTGCTCGGCCACCGTCCTCTATCACGTGACCATCTTTACCCAATCGGAACTTCTCTGCCTCTCAGTCCGCTAAGGGGCGGGGCTTGACGGCGCCTCGTGGGAGGCTGGCAACGCGGGGCGTGACAACCGGACTGCCTAGCAACGGGGGCGCCTGGCAACGGGGGCGCCTGGCAATCCGGTAGCCTACAATGCGGGTGCCTGGCAATGCACGAGCCTGGCAACGCGGGAAAATACAATGCGGGAGCCTGGCAACGTGGGCGCCTGGCAACGGGAGCGCCTGGCAACACAGGATCCTAGCAACAGAGGTGCCTAGCAAGGCGCAAGCCTACAACGCGGTTGCCTGGCAACGGCCGTACCCGGCAACGCAGGTTCCCAGCAACGTGGGTGCCTACAAAGGGGGAGCCTGGCAATGCGTGAGCCTACAACGCGGGTGCCTGGTGACACCGGAGCCtggcaccccccgccccagcggCCTCACCGTGCCCTCCCGCGGTGCTGGCGCAGCCCCGGGGCCTGGCCTGACCCCGCTGCAGCTCGTACGGCGCCGGCGGCCGTGCCGGGGCCTGCCGGGCGCAGCCGGGGCCTGCGGGGCTGGGCCAGGCCGGGCTGGGGGCCTGgtgcggcgcggcgggcggcgcccgcgggcggggggggacgcggggggcgGCGCTGGGCAGGCACCCGGCGGTGGCCCGgaccgggccgggccgccccctCAGCAGCCCGCCTTGCCCTCGGAGcttggagcaggaggttggCCCTGCCGAGGTCCCTCCGCACCCAGATCACCCCGGGGCTCTCCGGTCCCCTCTTCGCCGTTTCCCCGTTGCTCACAAGCTCCCCGTCCGTACGAGCCTTGTTCAGGGCCTGTTTACAAATACTAGATTCTCCAGGCCACagctctgtttatttttgagCCCTCTAAATCCACTCTGAGTTCTCTTGGgctttctgtttgcttcaaAAAGAACCACTAAATTTTAC
This window harbors:
- the ELAC2 gene encoding zinc phosphodiesterase ELAC protein 2 — translated: MWASARALPAALGLARRLLAGRAGPGTVAAAMSDRSAAVRPARRPKDVPRHVWARERRRSAGTGLAGPNTVYVQVVAAGGRDAGAAVYVFSEFNRYLFNCGEGTQRAMQEHKLKISHLDSIFLSRVAWANVGGLPGMILTLKAMGLQRCVFLGPPKLQNYLKAIRLFPGPLKRMDLAVQLHTEPEYKDETMTVYQIPLTGKPLVAGDALPQSPGASARGGNSPKKDTGPGSPRAAQQSLEEGKGKESPKRTGDEQKRAGRHPDLVMAFLCKIHPKKGKFLAAKAQEMGLPVGTPAILPIITALKNGESITFEGRELFPEELCTPADPGPVFIVLECPHEGFVDAVCENETFRRYQEGLPENQVALVIHMTPEPVLKDSRYQQWLERFGPGTQHLVLNENSSAVHNPRSYKIQTQLNLIHPEIFPLLTTYQSKEEEAVCSVPIVRGECLLKYHFRPQQEWQRDAVTVCDYNAFVSEALDLPDFQTRVKECKESLSAVPGNVSAYPEIVFLGTGSAIPMKIRNVSSTLVNTSSTRSLLLDCGEGTFGQLCRHYGEQVDQVLCNIVAVFVSHMHTDHHSGLLNILMERRRAFAALGQAFSPLFLIAPEQIMPWLHEYHNHCESILGDIKMIASQSLVKGCENIKPKAKWFVSSLLENYDLAEFQTCEVQHCKNAFACSMIHKSGWKVVYSGDTMPCMALVQMGKNATLLIHEATLEDGMEKEAIEKTHSTTSQAIQTGMKMNAEFIMLNHFSQRYAKIPLFSEDFSEKVGIAFDHMRVRFGDFPTIPKLIPPLKALFADDIVEMEERKEKREMRLLKETAIALDSLADGENKEAPYQKRKQAKNHQELPNKKLKTVN